GAGCGTGAGGACTGGTTCAACTCTCACTTTATCATCTACCTTTCCATTATTGCGGCGGTATCTCTAGCTCTATTCGTTGGTTGAATTGCGCGCCGAGCATCCGGTCGTCAACCTGCGAGCCTTCAAGATCCCAAGCTTTTCTGCCGGAAATCTCATCATGTTCACCGGCTTCGGCTGCCTCTTCGGCAGTTTTGTGCTCTTGCCACTCTATCTGCAGAAATTGATGAATTACACTGCTTTGTGGGCAGGATTGGTTCTGGGTCCTGGCGGCATTGCCAGCTTCTTGATCATGCCTGTGGCCGGTATACTGATGAAGAAAGGTGTGAATCCCCGTTATCTACTGGGGGCGGGGCTGAGCATCATGCCCGTTATCTACTGGGGGCGGGGCTGAGCATCATGGCCTATGCCATATGGTTGATGTCTGGCTTCAATCTGCAGGCTGGTTTTTTTGAGATTGCCTGGCCTCGTGTTATTCAGGGATTTGGCATGGGGCTTTTTTTTGTACCTCTGGCCACCGCCACATTTCAGGACATTCCAAAGGAAGAAACGGGCAATGCCTCCGGCATCTTCAATTTGTTGCGAAATCTGGGCGGGAGCTTCGGCGTTGCCTTCAGCACTACCATGCTGGCCCAACGAGCCCAGTTCCACCAGAACTTTCTGGTGGAACACATAACGCCGTTCAATCCTGCCTGGCAAATTCGCTCCCAGCAAATACTAAAATGGCTGCAATCTCACCACGGCGACCTTGCCAATCCTGCCATTGTCCTGAAGCTTATTTACATAGAGGTGATGCGGCAGGCGAGCATCCTGGCTTTTAATGATGCCTTCTGGATACTTGCCTGGCTCACCGCAGTGCTCATTCCTTTGACTTTACTCTTCAAGAAGGCTTCTGAGTCCGGTCCTCCCGCCGGAATCCATTAGATGCCACTGAGAGAACCGGTTCTCCAGTTTCAGCTGCAGCCGTTGTTGACGGCAAGGTGCCGTCTCTTTTTCGGCAATCGGAATTGCTGCTTGCTGTGCCAGATAGGCCTAGGCATCCTGGCGTAGGCTCCGCCGGCCATAGGCAGCCAGACCAAGCAAGCCTGCACCCAGGAGCATCATTGTTCCCGGCTCCGGCACCGGCTCGAGGCCAGTTCCTGGGGTAGGGAATTCCGTGGCCTGGAAGTCGGCAAAATTGTCACCGCTGTCGAAAGCGAAAGGAAACCTGGCTAGACTCCAGCCCGCACTGACGTCAACCGCCGGTGTACCCTCGCCCGCGTTATTGTTTTTAGCGTCGCCGTACTGCAGGGCATCTATTACCTCGCCCGCTGGATTCAGGAGCTGCACTGCATCTGGGCCATTCTGCCAGTCCACATTTGCCACAAAGTCCCTGTTGGCAAGGACCTCGCCCACAGCATCAGCAGTAGCGATCAACAGGATGCCGTCTGCTGGAATTAACGCACCGC
The sequence above is drawn from the Deltaproteobacteria bacterium genome and encodes:
- a CDS encoding PEP-CTERM sorting domain-containing protein codes for the protein MLFDGWHLVGINGGTGEIYRTIDLSGALIPADGILLIATADAVGEVLANRDFVANVDWQNGPDAVQLLNPAGEVIDALQYGDAKNNNAGEGTPAVDVSAGWSLARFPFAFDSGDNFADFQATEFPTPGTGLEPVPEPGTMMLLGAGLLGLAAYGRRSLRQDA